The following are encoded in a window of Pan troglodytes isolate AG18354 chromosome 4, NHGRI_mPanTro3-v2.0_pri, whole genome shotgun sequence genomic DNA:
- the POLK gene encoding DNA polymerase kappa isoform X9 gives MMQQKAQITSQQLRKAQLQVDRFAMELEQSRNLSNTIVHIDMDAFYAAVEMRDNPELKDKPIAVGSMSMLSTSNYHARRFGVRAAMPGFIAKRLCPQLIIVPPNFDKYRAVSKEVKEILADYDPNFMAMSLDEAYLNITKHLEERQNWPEDKRRYFIKMGSSVENDNPGKEVNKLSEHERSISPLLFEESPSDVQPPGDPFQVNFEEQNNPQILQNSVVFGTSAQEVVKEIRFRIEQKTTLTASAGIAPNTMLAKVCSDKNKPNGQYQILPNRQAVMDFIKDLPIRKVSGIGKVTEKMLKALGIITCTELYQQRALLSLLFSETSWHYFLHISLGLGSTHLTRDGERKSMSVERTFSEINKAEEQYSLCQELCSELAQDLQKERLKGRTVTIKLKNVNFEVKTRASTVSSVVSTAEEIFAIAKELLKTEIDADFPHPLRLRLMGVRISSFPNEEDRKRQQRSIIGFLQAGNQALSATECTLEKTDKDKFVKPLEMSHKKSFFDKKRSERKWSHQDTFKCEAVNKQSFQTSQPFQVLKKKMNENLEISENSDDCQIFTCPVCFRTQGCISLEALNKHVDECLDGPSISENFKMFSCSHVSATKVNKKENVPASSLCEKQDYEAHPKIKEISSVDCIALVDTIDNSSKAESIDALSNKHSKEECSSLPSKYFNIEHCHQNSSSTVSLENEDVGSLSRQEYRQPYLCEVKTGQALVCPVCNVEQKTSDLTLFNVHVDVCLNKSFIQELRKDKFNPVNQPKESSRSTGNSSGVQKAVTRTKRPGLMTKYSTSKKIKPNNPKHTLDIFFK, from the exons gttgACAGATTTGCAATGGAATTAGAACAGAGCCGAAATTTGAGCAATACCATAGTGCACATTGACATGGATGCTTTCTATGCAGCTGTAGAAATGAGGGACAATCCAGAATTGAAGGATAAACCCATTGCTGTAGGATCAATGAGTATGCTG TCTACTTCAAATTACCATGCAAGGAGATTTGGTGTTCGTGCAGCCATGCCAGGATTTATTGCTAAGAGGCTGTGCCCACAACTTATAATAGTGCCCCCAAACTTTGACAAATACCGAGCTGTGAGTAAAGAG gTTAAGGAAATACTTGCTGATTATGATCCCAATTTTATGGCCATGAGTCTTGATGAAGCCTACTTGAATATAACAAAGCACTTAGAAGAAAGACAAAATTGGCCTGAGGATAAAAGAAGGTATTTCATCAAAATGGGAAGCTCTGTAGAAAATG ATAATCCAGGAAAGGAAGTTAATAAACTGAGTGAGCATGAACGATCCATCTCTCCACTACTTTTTGAAGAGAGTCCTTCTGATGTGCAGCCCCCAGGAGATCCTTTCCAAGTGAACTTTGAAGAACAAAACAATCCTCAAATACTCCAAAACTCAGTTGTTTTTGGAACATCAGCCCAGGAAGTGGTAAAGGAAATTCGTTTCAGAATTGAGCAGAAAACAACACTGACAGCCAGTGCAG GCATTGCCCCAAATACAATGTTAGCAAAAGTATGCAGTGATAAGAATAAACCAAATGGACAATACCAAATTCTTCCCAATAGACAAGCTGTGATGGACTTCATCAAGGATTTACCCATTAGAAAG GTTTCTGGAATAGGAAAAGTTACAGAGAAAATGTTAAAGGCCCTTGGAATTATTACATGTACAGAACTTTACCAACAGAGGGCattgctttctctccttttctctgaaACATCTTGGCATTATTTCCTTCATATCTCCTTGGGTCTAGGTTCAACACACCTGACGAG ggatggagagaggaaaAGTATGAGCGTTGAGag GACATTCAGTGAGATAAATAAAGCGGAAGAGCAATACAGCCTATGTCAAGAACTTTGCAGTGAGCTTGCTCAGGATCTACAGAAAGAAAGACTTAAG GGTAGAACTGTTACCATTAAGTTGAAGAATGTGAATTTTGAAGTAAAAACTCGTGCATCTACAGTTTCATCTGTTGTTTCTactgcagaagaaatatttgccaTTGCTAAGGAATTGCTAAAAACAGAAATTGATGCTGATTTTCCACATCCCTTGAGATTAAGGCTTATGG GTGTtcggatatctagttttcccaatgAAGAGGACAGGAAACGCCAACAAAGGAGCATTATTGGCTTTTTACAGGCTGGAAACCAAGCCCTGTCAGCCACTGAGTGTACATTAGAGAAAACTGACAAAGATAAGTTTGTGAAACCTCTAGAAATGTCTCATAAGAAGAGTTTCTTTGATAAAAAACGATCAGAAAGGAAATGGAGTCACCAAGATACATTTAAATGTGAAGCCGTGAATAAACAAAGTTTCCAGACATCACAACCATTCCAAGTTTTAAAGAAGAAGATGAATGAGAATTTGGAAATATCAGAGAATTCAGATGACTGTCAGATATTTACCTGTCCTGTTTGCTTTAGGACTCAAGGGTGCATCAGTCTGGAAGCCTTGAATAAACATGTAGATGAATGTCTTGATGGACCTTCAATCagtgaaaactttaaaatgttctcGTGTTCACATGTTTCTGCTACCAAagttaacaagaaagaaaatgttcctgCTTCTTCACTTTGTGAGAAGCAAGATTATGAAGCCCatccaaaaattaaagaaatatcttcagtaGATTGTATAGCTTTAGTAGATACTATAGATAACTCATCTAAAGCAGAAAGCATAGATGCTTTAAGTAATAAGCATAGCAAGGAAGAATGTTCTAGTCTCCCAAGCAAGTATTTTAATATTGAACACTGTCATCAGAATTCTTCTTCTACTGTTTCATTGGAAAACGAAGATGTTGGATCATTAAGTAGACAAGAATACCGCCAGCCTTACTTATGTGAAGTGAAAACAGGCCAAGCTCTAGTTTGTCCTGTTTGTAACGTAGAACAAAAGACTTCAGATCTAACCCTGTTCAATGTGCATGTGGATGTTTgcttaaataaaagttttatccAAGAATTAAGAAAGGATAAATTTAACCCAGTTAATCAACCCAAAGAAAGCTCCAGAAGTACTGGTAA CTCAAGTGGAGTACAGAAGGCTGTAACAAGAACAAAAAG gCCAGGATTGATGACAAAGTACTCaacatcaaagaaaataaaaccaaacaatccCAAACATACccttgatatattttttaagtaa
- the POLK gene encoding DNA polymerase kappa isoform X8, translated as MMQQKAQITSQQLRKAQLQVDRFAMELEQSRNLSNTIVHIDMDAFYAAVEMRDNPELKDKPIAVGSMSMLSTSNYHARRFGVRAAMPGFIAKRLCPQLIIVPPNFDKYRAVSKEVKEILADYDPNFMAMSLDEAYLNITKHLEERQNWPEDKRRYFIKMGSSVENDNPGKEVNKLSEHERSISPLLFEESPSDVQPPGDPFQVNFEEQNNPQILQNSVVFGTSAQEVVKEIRFRIEQKTTLTASAGIAPNTMLAKVCSDKNKPNGQYQILPNRQAVMDFIKDLPIRKVSGIGKVTEKMLKALGIITCTELYQQRALLSLLFSETSWHYFLHISLGLGSTHLTRDGERKSMSVERTFSEINKAEEQYSLCQELCSELAQDLQKERLKGRTVTIKLKNVNFEVKTRASTVSSVVSTAEEIFAIAKELLKTEIDADFPHPLRLRLMGVRISSFPNEEDRKRQQRSIIGFLQAGNQALSATECTLEKTDKDKFVKPLEMSHKKSFFDKKRSERKWSHQDTFKCEAVNKQSFQTSQPFQVLKKKMNENLEISENSDDCQIFTCPVCFRTQGCISLEALNKHVDECLDGPSISENFKMFSCSHVSATKVNKKENVPASSLCEKQDYEAHPKIKEISSVDCIALVDTIDNSSKAESIDALSNKHSKEECSSLPSKYFNIEHCHQNSSSTVSLENEDVGSLSRQEYRQPYLCEVKTGQALVCPVCNVEQKTSDLTLFNVHVDVCLNKSFIQELRKDKFNPVNQPKESSRSTGSSSGVQKAVTRTKRPGLMTKYSTSKKIKPNNPKHTLDIFFK; from the exons gttgACAGATTTGCAATGGAATTAGAACAGAGCCGAAATTTGAGCAATACCATAGTGCACATTGACATGGATGCTTTCTATGCAGCTGTAGAAATGAGGGACAATCCAGAATTGAAGGATAAACCCATTGCTGTAGGATCAATGAGTATGCTG TCTACTTCAAATTACCATGCAAGGAGATTTGGTGTTCGTGCAGCCATGCCAGGATTTATTGCTAAGAGGCTGTGCCCACAACTTATAATAGTGCCCCCAAACTTTGACAAATACCGAGCTGTGAGTAAAGAG gTTAAGGAAATACTTGCTGATTATGATCCCAATTTTATGGCCATGAGTCTTGATGAAGCCTACTTGAATATAACAAAGCACTTAGAAGAAAGACAAAATTGGCCTGAGGATAAAAGAAGGTATTTCATCAAAATGGGAAGCTCTGTAGAAAATG ATAATCCAGGAAAGGAAGTTAATAAACTGAGTGAGCATGAACGATCCATCTCTCCACTACTTTTTGAAGAGAGTCCTTCTGATGTGCAGCCCCCAGGAGATCCTTTCCAAGTGAACTTTGAAGAACAAAACAATCCTCAAATACTCCAAAACTCAGTTGTTTTTGGAACATCAGCCCAGGAAGTGGTAAAGGAAATTCGTTTCAGAATTGAGCAGAAAACAACACTGACAGCCAGTGCAG GCATTGCCCCAAATACAATGTTAGCAAAAGTATGCAGTGATAAGAATAAACCAAATGGACAATACCAAATTCTTCCCAATAGACAAGCTGTGATGGACTTCATCAAGGATTTACCCATTAGAAAG GTTTCTGGAATAGGAAAAGTTACAGAGAAAATGTTAAAGGCCCTTGGAATTATTACATGTACAGAACTTTACCAACAGAGGGCattgctttctctccttttctctgaaACATCTTGGCATTATTTCCTTCATATCTCCTTGGGTCTAGGTTCAACACACCTGACGAG ggatggagagaggaaaAGTATGAGCGTTGAGag GACATTCAGTGAGATAAATAAAGCGGAAGAGCAATACAGCCTATGTCAAGAACTTTGCAGTGAGCTTGCTCAGGATCTACAGAAAGAAAGACTTAAG GGTAGAACTGTTACCATTAAGTTGAAGAATGTGAATTTTGAAGTAAAAACTCGTGCATCTACAGTTTCATCTGTTGTTTCTactgcagaagaaatatttgccaTTGCTAAGGAATTGCTAAAAACAGAAATTGATGCTGATTTTCCACATCCCTTGAGATTAAGGCTTATGG GTGTtcggatatctagttttcccaatgAAGAGGACAGGAAACGCCAACAAAGGAGCATTATTGGCTTTTTACAGGCTGGAAACCAAGCCCTGTCAGCCACTGAGTGTACATTAGAGAAAACTGACAAAGATAAGTTTGTGAAACCTCTAGAAATGTCTCATAAGAAGAGTTTCTTTGATAAAAAACGATCAGAAAGGAAATGGAGTCACCAAGATACATTTAAATGTGAAGCCGTGAATAAACAAAGTTTCCAGACATCACAACCATTCCAAGTTTTAAAGAAGAAGATGAATGAGAATTTGGAAATATCAGAGAATTCAGATGACTGTCAGATATTTACCTGTCCTGTTTGCTTTAGGACTCAAGGGTGCATCAGTCTGGAAGCCTTGAATAAACATGTAGATGAATGTCTTGATGGACCTTCAATCagtgaaaactttaaaatgttctcGTGTTCACATGTTTCTGCTACCAAagttaacaagaaagaaaatgttcctgCTTCTTCACTTTGTGAGAAGCAAGATTATGAAGCCCatccaaaaattaaagaaatatcttcagtaGATTGTATAGCTTTAGTAGATACTATAGATAACTCATCTAAAGCAGAAAGCATAGATGCTTTAAGTAATAAGCATAGCAAGGAAGAATGTTCTAGTCTCCCAAGCAAGTATTTTAATATTGAACACTGTCATCAGAATTCTTCTTCTACTGTTTCATTGGAAAACGAAGATGTTGGATCATTAAGTAGACAAGAATACCGCCAGCCTTACTTATGTGAAGTGAAAACAGGCCAAGCTCTAGTTTGTCCTGTTTGTAACGTAGAACAAAAGACTTCAGATCTAACCCTGTTCAATGTGCATGTGGATGTTTgcttaaataaaagttttatccAAGAATTAAGAAAGGATAAATTTAACCCAGTTAATCAACCCAAAGAAAGCTCCAGAAGTACTG GTAGCTCAAGTGGAGTACAGAAGGCTGTAACAAGAACAAAAAG gCCAGGATTGATGACAAAGTACTCaacatcaaagaaaataaaaccaaacaatccCAAACATACccttgatatattttttaagtaa
- the POLK gene encoding DNA polymerase kappa isoform X1 — MDSTKEKCDSYKDDLLLRMGLNDNKAGMEGLDKEKINKIIMEATKGSRFYGNELKKEKQVNQRIENMMQQKAQITSQQLRKAQLQVDRFAMELEQSRNLSNTIVHIDMDAFYAAVEMRDNPELKDKPIAVGSMSMLSTSNYHARRFGVRAAMPGFIAKRLCPQLIIVPPNFDKYRAVSKEVKEILADYDPNFMAMSLDEAYLNITKHLEERQNWPEDKRRYFIKMGSSVENDLQNLYIQRSITFTDNPGKEVNKLSEHERSISPLLFEESPSDVQPPGDPFQVNFEEQNNPQILQNSVVFGTSAQEVVKEIRFRIEQKTTLTASAGIAPNTMLAKVCSDKNKPNGQYQILPNRQAVMDFIKDLPIRKVSGIGKVTEKMLKALGIITCTELYQQRALLSLLFSETSWHYFLHISLGLGSTHLTRDGERKSMSVERTFSEINKAEEQYSLCQELCSELAQDLQKERLKGRTVTIKLKNVNFEVKTRASTVSSVVSTAEEIFAIAKELLKTEIDADFPHPLRLRLMGVRISSFPNEEDRKRQQRSIIGFLQAGNQALSATECTLEKTDKDKFVKPLEMSHKKSFFDKKRSERKWSHQDTFKCEAVNKQSFQTSQPFQVLKKKMNENLEISENSDDCQIFTCPVCFRTQGCISLEALNKHVDECLDGPSISENFKMFSCSHVSATKVNKKENVPASSLCEKQDYEAHPKIKEISSVDCIALVDTIDNSSKAESIDALSNKHSKEECSSLPSKYFNIEHCHQNSSSTVSLENEDVGSLSRQEYRQPYLCEVKTGQALVCPVCNVEQKTSDLTLFNVHVDVCLNKSFIQELRKDKFNPVNQPKESSRSTGSSSGVQKAVTRTKRPGLMTKYSTSKKIKPNNPKHTLDIFFK; from the exons gttgACAGATTTGCAATGGAATTAGAACAGAGCCGAAATTTGAGCAATACCATAGTGCACATTGACATGGATGCTTTCTATGCAGCTGTAGAAATGAGGGACAATCCAGAATTGAAGGATAAACCCATTGCTGTAGGATCAATGAGTATGCTG TCTACTTCAAATTACCATGCAAGGAGATTTGGTGTTCGTGCAGCCATGCCAGGATTTATTGCTAAGAGGCTGTGCCCACAACTTATAATAGTGCCCCCAAACTTTGACAAATACCGAGCTGTGAGTAAAGAG gTTAAGGAAATACTTGCTGATTATGATCCCAATTTTATGGCCATGAGTCTTGATGAAGCCTACTTGAATATAACAAAGCACTTAGAAGAAAGACAAAATTGGCCTGAGGATAAAAGAAGGTATTTCATCAAAATGGGAAGCTCTGTAGAAAATG ACCTTCAGAATTTGTATATTCAAAGAAGCATAACTTTCACAG ATAATCCAGGAAAGGAAGTTAATAAACTGAGTGAGCATGAACGATCCATCTCTCCACTACTTTTTGAAGAGAGTCCTTCTGATGTGCAGCCCCCAGGAGATCCTTTCCAAGTGAACTTTGAAGAACAAAACAATCCTCAAATACTCCAAAACTCAGTTGTTTTTGGAACATCAGCCCAGGAAGTGGTAAAGGAAATTCGTTTCAGAATTGAGCAGAAAACAACACTGACAGCCAGTGCAG GCATTGCCCCAAATACAATGTTAGCAAAAGTATGCAGTGATAAGAATAAACCAAATGGACAATACCAAATTCTTCCCAATAGACAAGCTGTGATGGACTTCATCAAGGATTTACCCATTAGAAAG GTTTCTGGAATAGGAAAAGTTACAGAGAAAATGTTAAAGGCCCTTGGAATTATTACATGTACAGAACTTTACCAACAGAGGGCattgctttctctccttttctctgaaACATCTTGGCATTATTTCCTTCATATCTCCTTGGGTCTAGGTTCAACACACCTGACGAG ggatggagagaggaaaAGTATGAGCGTTGAGag GACATTCAGTGAGATAAATAAAGCGGAAGAGCAATACAGCCTATGTCAAGAACTTTGCAGTGAGCTTGCTCAGGATCTACAGAAAGAAAGACTTAAG GGTAGAACTGTTACCATTAAGTTGAAGAATGTGAATTTTGAAGTAAAAACTCGTGCATCTACAGTTTCATCTGTTGTTTCTactgcagaagaaatatttgccaTTGCTAAGGAATTGCTAAAAACAGAAATTGATGCTGATTTTCCACATCCCTTGAGATTAAGGCTTATGG GTGTtcggatatctagttttcccaatgAAGAGGACAGGAAACGCCAACAAAGGAGCATTATTGGCTTTTTACAGGCTGGAAACCAAGCCCTGTCAGCCACTGAGTGTACATTAGAGAAAACTGACAAAGATAAGTTTGTGAAACCTCTAGAAATGTCTCATAAGAAGAGTTTCTTTGATAAAAAACGATCAGAAAGGAAATGGAGTCACCAAGATACATTTAAATGTGAAGCCGTGAATAAACAAAGTTTCCAGACATCACAACCATTCCAAGTTTTAAAGAAGAAGATGAATGAGAATTTGGAAATATCAGAGAATTCAGATGACTGTCAGATATTTACCTGTCCTGTTTGCTTTAGGACTCAAGGGTGCATCAGTCTGGAAGCCTTGAATAAACATGTAGATGAATGTCTTGATGGACCTTCAATCagtgaaaactttaaaatgttctcGTGTTCACATGTTTCTGCTACCAAagttaacaagaaagaaaatgttcctgCTTCTTCACTTTGTGAGAAGCAAGATTATGAAGCCCatccaaaaattaaagaaatatcttcagtaGATTGTATAGCTTTAGTAGATACTATAGATAACTCATCTAAAGCAGAAAGCATAGATGCTTTAAGTAATAAGCATAGCAAGGAAGAATGTTCTAGTCTCCCAAGCAAGTATTTTAATATTGAACACTGTCATCAGAATTCTTCTTCTACTGTTTCATTGGAAAACGAAGATGTTGGATCATTAAGTAGACAAGAATACCGCCAGCCTTACTTATGTGAAGTGAAAACAGGCCAAGCTCTAGTTTGTCCTGTTTGTAACGTAGAACAAAAGACTTCAGATCTAACCCTGTTCAATGTGCATGTGGATGTTTgcttaaataaaagttttatccAAGAATTAAGAAAGGATAAATTTAACCCAGTTAATCAACCCAAAGAAAGCTCCAGAAGTACTG GTAGCTCAAGTGGAGTACAGAAGGCTGTAACAAGAACAAAAAG gCCAGGATTGATGACAAAGTACTCaacatcaaagaaaataaaaccaaacaatccCAAACATACccttgatatattttttaagtaa
- the POLK gene encoding DNA polymerase kappa isoform X6 produces MDSTKEKCDSYKDDLLLRMGLNDNKAGMEGLDKEKINKIIMEATKGSRFYGNELKKEKQVNQRIENMMQQKAQITSQQLRKAQLQVDRFAMELEQSRNLSNTIVHIDMDAFYAAVEMRDNPELKDKPIAVGSMSMLSTSNYHARRFGVRAAMPGFIAKRLCPQLIIVPPNFDKYRAVSKEVKEILADYDPNFMAMSLDEAYLNITKHLEERQNWPEDKRRYFIKMGSSVENDNPGKEVNKLSEHERSISPLLFEESPSDVQPPGDPFQVNFEEQNNPQILQNSVVFGTSAQEVVKEIRFRIEQKTTLTASAGIAPNTMLAKVCSDKNKPNGQYQILPNRQAVMDFIKDLPIRKVSGIGKVTEKMLKALGIITCTELYQQRALLSLLFSETSWHYFLHISLGLGSTHLTRDGERKSMSVERTFSEINKAEEQYSLCQELCSELAQDLQKERLKGRTVTIKLKNVNFEVKTRASTVSSVVSTAEEIFAIAKELLKTEIDADFPHPLRLRLMGVRISSFPNEEDRKRQQRSIIGFLQAGNQALSATECTLEKTDKDKFVKPLEMSHKKSFFDKKRSERKWSHQDTFKCEAVNKQSFQTSQPFQVLKKKMNENLEISENSDDCQIFTCPVCFRTQGCISLEALNKHVDECLDGPSISENFKMFSCSHVSATKVNKKENVPASSLCEKQDYEAHPKIKEISSVDCIALVDTIDNSSKAESIDALSNKHSKEECSSLPSKYFNIEHCHQNSSSTVSLENEDVGSLSRQEYRQPYLCEVKTGQALVCPVCNVEQKTSDLTLFNVHVDVCLNKSFIQELRKDKFNPVNQPKESSRSTGSSSGVQKAVTRTKRPGLMTKYSTSKKIKPNNPKHTLDIFFK; encoded by the exons gttgACAGATTTGCAATGGAATTAGAACAGAGCCGAAATTTGAGCAATACCATAGTGCACATTGACATGGATGCTTTCTATGCAGCTGTAGAAATGAGGGACAATCCAGAATTGAAGGATAAACCCATTGCTGTAGGATCAATGAGTATGCTG TCTACTTCAAATTACCATGCAAGGAGATTTGGTGTTCGTGCAGCCATGCCAGGATTTATTGCTAAGAGGCTGTGCCCACAACTTATAATAGTGCCCCCAAACTTTGACAAATACCGAGCTGTGAGTAAAGAG gTTAAGGAAATACTTGCTGATTATGATCCCAATTTTATGGCCATGAGTCTTGATGAAGCCTACTTGAATATAACAAAGCACTTAGAAGAAAGACAAAATTGGCCTGAGGATAAAAGAAGGTATTTCATCAAAATGGGAAGCTCTGTAGAAAATG ATAATCCAGGAAAGGAAGTTAATAAACTGAGTGAGCATGAACGATCCATCTCTCCACTACTTTTTGAAGAGAGTCCTTCTGATGTGCAGCCCCCAGGAGATCCTTTCCAAGTGAACTTTGAAGAACAAAACAATCCTCAAATACTCCAAAACTCAGTTGTTTTTGGAACATCAGCCCAGGAAGTGGTAAAGGAAATTCGTTTCAGAATTGAGCAGAAAACAACACTGACAGCCAGTGCAG GCATTGCCCCAAATACAATGTTAGCAAAAGTATGCAGTGATAAGAATAAACCAAATGGACAATACCAAATTCTTCCCAATAGACAAGCTGTGATGGACTTCATCAAGGATTTACCCATTAGAAAG GTTTCTGGAATAGGAAAAGTTACAGAGAAAATGTTAAAGGCCCTTGGAATTATTACATGTACAGAACTTTACCAACAGAGGGCattgctttctctccttttctctgaaACATCTTGGCATTATTTCCTTCATATCTCCTTGGGTCTAGGTTCAACACACCTGACGAG ggatggagagaggaaaAGTATGAGCGTTGAGag GACATTCAGTGAGATAAATAAAGCGGAAGAGCAATACAGCCTATGTCAAGAACTTTGCAGTGAGCTTGCTCAGGATCTACAGAAAGAAAGACTTAAG GGTAGAACTGTTACCATTAAGTTGAAGAATGTGAATTTTGAAGTAAAAACTCGTGCATCTACAGTTTCATCTGTTGTTTCTactgcagaagaaatatttgccaTTGCTAAGGAATTGCTAAAAACAGAAATTGATGCTGATTTTCCACATCCCTTGAGATTAAGGCTTATGG GTGTtcggatatctagttttcccaatgAAGAGGACAGGAAACGCCAACAAAGGAGCATTATTGGCTTTTTACAGGCTGGAAACCAAGCCCTGTCAGCCACTGAGTGTACATTAGAGAAAACTGACAAAGATAAGTTTGTGAAACCTCTAGAAATGTCTCATAAGAAGAGTTTCTTTGATAAAAAACGATCAGAAAGGAAATGGAGTCACCAAGATACATTTAAATGTGAAGCCGTGAATAAACAAAGTTTCCAGACATCACAACCATTCCAAGTTTTAAAGAAGAAGATGAATGAGAATTTGGAAATATCAGAGAATTCAGATGACTGTCAGATATTTACCTGTCCTGTTTGCTTTAGGACTCAAGGGTGCATCAGTCTGGAAGCCTTGAATAAACATGTAGATGAATGTCTTGATGGACCTTCAATCagtgaaaactttaaaatgttctcGTGTTCACATGTTTCTGCTACCAAagttaacaagaaagaaaatgttcctgCTTCTTCACTTTGTGAGAAGCAAGATTATGAAGCCCatccaaaaattaaagaaatatcttcagtaGATTGTATAGCTTTAGTAGATACTATAGATAACTCATCTAAAGCAGAAAGCATAGATGCTTTAAGTAATAAGCATAGCAAGGAAGAATGTTCTAGTCTCCCAAGCAAGTATTTTAATATTGAACACTGTCATCAGAATTCTTCTTCTACTGTTTCATTGGAAAACGAAGATGTTGGATCATTAAGTAGACAAGAATACCGCCAGCCTTACTTATGTGAAGTGAAAACAGGCCAAGCTCTAGTTTGTCCTGTTTGTAACGTAGAACAAAAGACTTCAGATCTAACCCTGTTCAATGTGCATGTGGATGTTTgcttaaataaaagttttatccAAGAATTAAGAAAGGATAAATTTAACCCAGTTAATCAACCCAAAGAAAGCTCCAGAAGTACTG GTAGCTCAAGTGGAGTACAGAAGGCTGTAACAAGAACAAAAAG gCCAGGATTGATGACAAAGTACTCaacatcaaagaaaataaaaccaaacaatccCAAACATACccttgatatattttttaagtaa